One segment of Castanea sativa cultivar Marrone di Chiusa Pesio chromosome 3, ASM4071231v1 DNA contains the following:
- the LOC142627374 gene encoding uncharacterized protein LOC142627374 isoform X2 — protein sequence MDPMEEEVEENIGWGSLDDLDGEYEICICARKNFDGVRCYTIKVPDREARAPLSYFLTRPAAPLNLLIHGVQIREYSNFTPKDLSPFSVTTGKEEGPYASRDMALLNNHLYSVGGYAKLTRSEFEELRGGEHYPLHGIYMPTRSVWTLDLTCPDLGWKQLDQPMRNRRKDPKTIVVDGKLYVFGGLYGYKPIPEDSSSGRGWMGVYDPITEKWDSLPNPPFSSSGVRVRDSYEPIMFAHLELEEDKHQIMVVDLSNSEENNVCADFFKYNVMSSTWETWLQQHWTLLYPYAQCGRAVVVDHTKAYWACIVSMEKRNIQCCIFGFDLKSESWARERLNPTPFLGESEYFCWTSPGLLHLSDHKFCLLLSSRNSSEVLTGYRNRFFGLHDYQSWNSTTKEEETQDIRGRKCNDRRSLRQGLAQSTKKVRLINYLNLWECNYMAPNERIELLGLFKIIWISSDVRLH from the exons atgGATCCTAtggaggaggaggtggaggaGAATATAGGTTGGGGGAGTTTAGATGATCTTGACGGTGAATATGAGATCTGTATCTGTGCGCGAAAAAATTTCGATGGAGTGAGGTGTTATACCATTAAGGTCCCAGACCGTGAAGCCCGTGCTCCTCTTTCATACTTTCTCACACGTCCTGCTGCTCCACTCAACTTGTTAATTCATGGAGTACAGATAAGGGAATACAGCAACTTCACCCCAAAGGATCTCAGTCCGTTTTCGGTAACCACTGGCAAGGAAGAGGGACCTTACGCCTCTAGAGACATGGCACTGTTAAACAACCATCTGTATTCTGTCGGTGGCTATGCAAAACTCACTAGGTCTGAATTTGAAGAACTTAGAGGCGGCGAACACTACCCTTTGCATGGAATCTATATGCCCACTAGGTCTGTCTGGACCCTTGACCTTACATGTCCTGATCTGGGTTGGAAGCAGCTTGATCAGCCCATGAGAAACCGCAGAAAAGACCCTAAGACCATTGTTGTAGACGGTAAGCTCTATGTTTTTGGCGGTTTATATGGTTACAAACCCATTCCTGAAGATTCTTCCTCTGGCCGTGGATGGATGGGGGTTTATGACCCCATCACGGAAAAATGGGATAGCCTACCAAACCCACCCTTCAGCAGCTCTGGTGTCAGAGTCAGAGACAGCTATGAACCAATTATGTTCGCTCATTTGGAGTTGGAGGAAGACAAACACCAGATTATGGTGGTTGATCTGAGCAATAGTGAAGAAAACAACGTGTGtgctgatttttttaaatacaatgtTATGTCTTCTACATGGGAAACTTGGCTTCAGCAGCATTGGACGTTACTTTACCCATATGCTCAATGTGGAAGGGCTGTAGTTGTTGATCATACTAAGGCCTATTGGGCTTGCATCGTATCTATGGAGAAACGTAATATTCAATGCTGTATCTTTGGATTTGATTTAAAATCAGAAAGCTGGGCTCGTGAACGGCTCAACCCTACACCATTTTTGGGGGAGTCTGAATATTTCTGTTGGACTAGTCCTGGTCTTCTCCACTTATCCGATCACAAATTCTGCCTTCTGTTGAGCTCCCGCAACAGCTCCG AAGTACTCACTGGATACCGGAACAGATTTTTTGGACTGCATGATTAC CAATCGTGGAACTCAACcaccaaagaagaagaaacccaagACATCAGAGGAAGGAAGTGTAATGACCGAAGATCATTAAGACAGGGGCTTGCTCAGAGTACTAAAAAAG TTAGACTGATTAACTACTTAAACTTGTGGGAGTGTAATTATATGGCCCCTAATGAAAGAATTGAACTTCTTGGCTTATTTAAAATCATATGGATATCAAGTGATGTAAGGCTACATTGA
- the LOC142627374 gene encoding uncharacterized protein LOC142627374 isoform X1, whose translation MDPMEEEVEENIGWGSLDDLDGEYEICICARKNFDGVRCYTIKVPDREARAPLSYFLTRPAAPLNLLIHGVQIREYSNFTPKDLSPFSVTTGKEEGPYASRDMALLNNHLYSVGGYAKLTRSEFEELRGGEHYPLHGIYMPTRSVWTLDLTCPDLGWKQLDQPMRNRRKDPKTIVVDGKLYVFGGLYGYKPIPEDSSSGRGWMGVYDPITEKWDSLPNPPFSSSGVRVRDSYEPIMFAHLELEEDKHQIMVVDLSNSEENNVCADFFKYNVMSSTWETWLQQHWTLLYPYAQCGRAVVVDHTKAYWACIVSMEKRNIQCCIFGFDLKSESWARERLNPTPFLGESEYFCWTSPGLLHLSDHKFCLLLSSRNSSASSICYFHSEVLTGYRNRFFGLHDYQSWNSTTKEEETQDIRGRKCNDRRSLRQGLAQSTKKGMSVLVYERVAISRMVIIFYMYVGWTLHFCCLFFVQLD comes from the exons atgGATCCTAtggaggaggaggtggaggaGAATATAGGTTGGGGGAGTTTAGATGATCTTGACGGTGAATATGAGATCTGTATCTGTGCGCGAAAAAATTTCGATGGAGTGAGGTGTTATACCATTAAGGTCCCAGACCGTGAAGCCCGTGCTCCTCTTTCATACTTTCTCACACGTCCTGCTGCTCCACTCAACTTGTTAATTCATGGAGTACAGATAAGGGAATACAGCAACTTCACCCCAAAGGATCTCAGTCCGTTTTCGGTAACCACTGGCAAGGAAGAGGGACCTTACGCCTCTAGAGACATGGCACTGTTAAACAACCATCTGTATTCTGTCGGTGGCTATGCAAAACTCACTAGGTCTGAATTTGAAGAACTTAGAGGCGGCGAACACTACCCTTTGCATGGAATCTATATGCCCACTAGGTCTGTCTGGACCCTTGACCTTACATGTCCTGATCTGGGTTGGAAGCAGCTTGATCAGCCCATGAGAAACCGCAGAAAAGACCCTAAGACCATTGTTGTAGACGGTAAGCTCTATGTTTTTGGCGGTTTATATGGTTACAAACCCATTCCTGAAGATTCTTCCTCTGGCCGTGGATGGATGGGGGTTTATGACCCCATCACGGAAAAATGGGATAGCCTACCAAACCCACCCTTCAGCAGCTCTGGTGTCAGAGTCAGAGACAGCTATGAACCAATTATGTTCGCTCATTTGGAGTTGGAGGAAGACAAACACCAGATTATGGTGGTTGATCTGAGCAATAGTGAAGAAAACAACGTGTGtgctgatttttttaaatacaatgtTATGTCTTCTACATGGGAAACTTGGCTTCAGCAGCATTGGACGTTACTTTACCCATATGCTCAATGTGGAAGGGCTGTAGTTGTTGATCATACTAAGGCCTATTGGGCTTGCATCGTATCTATGGAGAAACGTAATATTCAATGCTGTATCTTTGGATTTGATTTAAAATCAGAAAGCTGGGCTCGTGAACGGCTCAACCCTACACCATTTTTGGGGGAGTCTGAATATTTCTGTTGGACTAGTCCTGGTCTTCTCCACTTATCCGATCACAAATTCTGCCTTCTGTTGAGCTCCCGCAACAGCTCCG CCTCCTCTATCTGTTATTTCCATTCAGAAGTACTCACTGGATACCGGAACAGATTTTTTGGACTGCATGATTAC CAATCGTGGAACTCAACcaccaaagaagaagaaacccaagACATCAGAGGAAGGAAGTGTAATGACCGAAGATCATTAAGACAGGGGCTTGCTCAGAGTACTAAAAAAG GGATGAGTGTTCTtgtttatgaaagggttgcgatttcaaggatggttattatattttatatgtatgtgGGATGGACGCTTCACTTTTGCTGTTTGTTTTTTGTGCAGTTAGACTGA